From Bradyrhizobium symbiodeficiens, the proteins below share one genomic window:
- a CDS encoding HlyD family type I secretion periplasmic adaptor subunit translates to MKSTSKLLPFPTAPKPRNHEELEFLPAALEIVETPPSPLGRAIGATILAMLVLGLAWSAFGRVDIVATATGKVIPTGRSKIIQPFETGVLRSIRVSEGEFVKSGQTLIELDPTINDGEINHLQSDLQSAQLDTARLRAALADTDDPLGAFHPPATASPDRVAMQRQFLIAQVSEHRAKIASLDGQKAQKEAALASISATISKLDAIIPTIEERVNIRKNLNEFGSRLQYFEVLQQLTESQQERLVQKSHVAEMQAAITTILETRSQTKAEYRRILLAELAEAERKAAGFTADLSKAEQRAKLQSLTAPVSGTVQQLAVHTIGGVVTPAQALMVIVPVDSSLEIEASVNNRDIGFIHTGDEVAIKVDTFDFTRYGLLHGRVLSISSDSVTRDVSGEKTADKQATGSMNTTSEPKGQEMTYVARISVPDPHLQIDDRIVSLSPGMAITAEIKTGSRRIIGYLLSPLMKYRQESLRER, encoded by the coding sequence ATGAAGTCAACTTCGAAATTGCTGCCATTCCCGACCGCTCCCAAGCCGCGTAATCACGAAGAACTCGAGTTTCTGCCGGCAGCGCTCGAAATTGTTGAAACGCCCCCCTCGCCGCTTGGGCGCGCGATAGGGGCAACGATACTCGCGATGCTCGTCCTGGGCCTCGCATGGTCGGCTTTCGGCCGAGTTGACATAGTGGCAACCGCGACTGGTAAAGTTATCCCGACGGGTCGCAGTAAGATCATCCAACCCTTTGAAACGGGCGTACTGCGCTCTATTCGCGTTTCTGAGGGCGAATTCGTCAAGTCTGGTCAAACGTTGATCGAACTCGATCCGACAATTAATGACGGCGAGATCAATCATCTCCAGAGTGACCTCCAATCTGCCCAACTCGATACGGCAAGATTGAGGGCGGCACTTGCAGATACGGATGATCCTCTGGGGGCTTTCCATCCTCCGGCGACAGCCAGCCCAGATCGGGTGGCCATGCAGCGTCAGTTTCTGATTGCGCAAGTCTCAGAGCACCGAGCCAAGATTGCTTCGCTGGACGGTCAGAAAGCGCAGAAGGAAGCTGCGCTGGCAAGTATTTCTGCGACGATCAGCAAACTCGATGCAATTATTCCAACCATTGAAGAGCGCGTAAACATTCGCAAGAACCTCAATGAGTTCGGATCGAGACTGCAGTATTTCGAGGTCCTGCAGCAATTGACTGAGAGCCAGCAGGAACGATTGGTTCAAAAGAGTCATGTCGCCGAAATGCAAGCCGCGATCACGACAATATTGGAAACACGCTCGCAGACCAAGGCTGAGTATCGTCGAATCTTGTTAGCGGAGCTTGCGGAAGCTGAAAGAAAAGCCGCGGGTTTTACCGCCGATCTTTCGAAGGCTGAACAGCGGGCCAAGCTGCAATCGCTGACCGCGCCCGTATCCGGCACGGTTCAACAACTGGCCGTTCATACGATCGGCGGTGTGGTAACTCCCGCGCAAGCGCTGATGGTCATCGTGCCCGTCGATAGCAGCTTGGAGATTGAGGCCTCCGTAAACAATCGGGACATTGGTTTCATTCATACGGGCGACGAGGTCGCGATCAAGGTAGACACCTTCGATTTCACGAGGTACGGCCTTCTTCATGGAAGGGTCTTGAGCATCTCTTCCGACTCTGTCACGCGCGACGTGTCTGGCGAAAAGACAGCAGACAAGCAGGCAACAGGATCCATGAACACAACCAGCGAGCCAAAGGGCCAAGAAATGACCTACGTAGCTCGCATTTCGGTACCGGACCCTCATCTTCAGATCGACGACAGGATCGTTAGCCTGTCGCCGGGAATGGCGATTACCGCCGAAATCAAGACTGGGTCGCGCCGAATTATCGGCTACTTGTTGTCGCCGCTGATGAAGTACCGGCAGGAGAGCCTTCGCGAGCGGTAA
- a CDS encoding type I secretion system permease/ATPase: MTVHSDMPGHNDPGLIALAMLLRFHGVSADPVQIRHHCGMSDVGTAEMVRCAREFGLKARELKTDWGRLLKTPLPAIAALKDGGFLLLGKIGDDKVVAQSTRTPRPELMTRADLEAIWDGRLVLMTKRASLTELTRRFDLSWFLGAIHKYRAQLYEVLIGSFFLQLLGLASPLFFQAVIDKVLVQRSLSTLDVLAIGLVGIGLFETILSILRTYLFSHATNRIDVELGARLFQHLLALPTAYFQVRRVGDSVARVRELENIRNFLTSSALTLVIDLFFTFVFLGVMLCYSPLLTGIVVAGFPLYILISVGATPRFRYLLDEKFKRGAENQAFLVECVNGVDTLKAMAIEPQMQRRWEEQLAGYVAASFRVLRLGNYASNSVQFVNKLVTAGILYFGARLVIAGDLTVGELVAFNILAGRVSQPILRLVQIWQDFHQAQISVDRLGDILNTPPEPRFNPARSALPAIKGDVSFDRVVFRYRPDGPEVLHKVSFDISAGQVIGIVGPSGSGKSTVAKLVQRLFIPESGRILIDGVDISMVDTSWLRRQIGAVLQESVLFNQSIRDNIALSDPSMSIERVVEAAKLAGAHEFILELQEGYDTVVGERGTSLSGGQRQRIAIARALVTNPRILIFDEATSALDYESERIIQDNMRRIAQGRTVFIIAHRLSTVRRANRIFTIDRGRLVEDGTHDELITSGGRYAALHRMQSDIQEVR; this comes from the coding sequence ATGACCGTACATTCGGACATGCCGGGTCACAATGATCCTGGTCTCATAGCACTGGCGATGCTGCTACGCTTTCATGGGGTCAGTGCGGACCCTGTGCAAATACGACACCATTGCGGCATGTCAGACGTAGGCACCGCTGAAATGGTGCGTTGCGCAAGAGAGTTTGGTCTCAAAGCACGTGAACTGAAGACGGATTGGGGGCGGCTACTCAAAACGCCTCTGCCTGCGATCGCCGCACTCAAAGACGGTGGGTTTCTTCTCCTTGGCAAGATCGGCGATGACAAGGTCGTCGCTCAGTCAACCAGGACGCCCCGGCCTGAATTGATGACGAGGGCCGATCTGGAAGCCATATGGGACGGGCGTCTCGTTCTCATGACGAAGCGTGCGAGCTTGACAGAGCTAACGCGCCGTTTTGATTTGTCTTGGTTTCTCGGGGCAATTCATAAATACCGCGCTCAACTCTATGAGGTGCTCATCGGATCCTTCTTCCTCCAGCTCCTCGGTCTCGCATCGCCGCTGTTTTTTCAAGCGGTTATCGACAAGGTGCTAGTGCAACGAAGTCTCAGCACCCTGGATGTGCTTGCAATCGGGCTCGTTGGGATAGGTCTGTTCGAGACTATTCTTAGCATCCTGCGTACTTACCTCTTTTCACATGCGACCAATCGTATCGATGTCGAACTCGGAGCGAGGCTGTTTCAGCACCTGCTTGCGTTGCCGACCGCATATTTCCAGGTCAGGCGGGTGGGCGATTCCGTGGCCCGTGTGCGTGAGCTCGAGAACATTCGAAACTTCCTTACGAGCTCGGCCCTGACGCTGGTTATCGATCTTTTTTTCACCTTTGTTTTTTTGGGCGTCATGCTTTGCTATTCGCCGCTCCTCACGGGAATCGTCGTCGCCGGATTCCCCCTCTACATATTGATCTCTGTCGGGGCAACGCCGCGATTTCGATATTTGCTCGACGAAAAATTCAAACGTGGTGCTGAGAACCAGGCTTTTCTTGTCGAATGCGTCAATGGCGTCGATACTTTGAAGGCGATGGCGATCGAACCGCAGATGCAAAGACGTTGGGAGGAGCAGCTGGCGGGGTATGTAGCTGCGAGTTTCAGGGTTCTCCGGCTTGGCAACTATGCAAGTAACAGCGTTCAATTCGTTAATAAGCTCGTGACAGCCGGCATCCTGTATTTTGGAGCTCGCCTTGTGATCGCGGGCGACCTGACGGTCGGCGAACTCGTTGCGTTCAACATACTTGCGGGCCGCGTGAGTCAGCCGATCTTGCGTCTCGTGCAGATCTGGCAGGACTTCCACCAGGCACAGATATCGGTGGATCGTCTCGGCGATATTCTCAACACTCCGCCTGAGCCCAGATTCAATCCGGCTCGCTCGGCATTGCCCGCCATCAAGGGAGACGTCAGTTTCGACCGGGTCGTTTTTCGTTATCGTCCCGACGGACCCGAGGTGCTGCACAAGGTTAGTTTCGATATTTCCGCCGGGCAGGTGATCGGCATTGTTGGGCCTTCCGGTTCAGGTAAGAGCACCGTCGCCAAGCTGGTTCAACGCTTGTTCATTCCAGAGAGCGGTAGAATACTGATTGATGGCGTCGACATATCCATGGTCGACACGTCTTGGTTGCGTCGGCAGATCGGTGCCGTGTTGCAGGAGAGCGTTCTTTTCAATCAGTCCATTCGAGACAATATCGCGTTGTCAGATCCTAGCATGTCGATCGAACGGGTCGTGGAGGCCGCAAAACTAGCAGGCGCTCACGAATTCATTCTCGAACTTCAGGAGGGGTATGATACGGTCGTGGGAGAACGCGGTACGAGTCTATCGGGCGGACAGCGACAGCGAATTGCCATCGCGCGCGCTCTTGTGACAAATCCGCGCATTCTCATTTTCGACGAAGCGACGAGTGCGCTCGACTATGAAAGCGAGCGCATCATCCAGGACAACATGCGCCGGATCGCGCAAGGCCGGACGGTATTCATTATCGCTCATCGCCTCTCAACCGTGCGGCGGGCAAATCGAATATTTACCATCGATCGCGGTCGCTTGGTCGAAGACGGAACTCACGACGAGCTGATCACGAGTGGGGGGCGCTATGCCGCGCTTCATCGAATGCAGTCAGACATTCAGGAAGTTCGGTAG
- a CDS encoding H-NS family nucleoid-associated regulatory protein, with the protein MAHKLNFDNMSVDELWHLHEEIGRVLSMRLTTEKRELEKRLAQLRRENDARHANAQSSSDLERIRRKYPQVLPKYRNPNSPTETWSGRGKQPRWLVAALKTGRQIEEFAISQSGAAKRKSGDRRQKGHASRV; encoded by the coding sequence ATGGCCCACAAGTTGAACTTCGATAACATGTCAGTCGATGAGTTGTGGCATCTGCACGAGGAGATCGGGCGGGTTTTATCAATGCGTCTTACAACCGAAAAGCGGGAGTTGGAGAAGCGTCTTGCGCAACTGCGCCGGGAGAATGACGCTCGGCATGCGAATGCGCAATCCTCCTCCGACTTGGAGCGCATCCGCCGTAAGTATCCGCAAGTACTGCCGAAATACCGTAATCCGAACTCCCCGACCGAAACTTGGTCCGGCCGAGGAAAGCAGCCGCGTTGGTTGGTGGCAGCTTTGAAAACAGGTCGCCAAATTGAAGAATTCGCGATCTCTCAGTCTGGAGCCGCCAAGCGGAAGTCTGGCGATCGTCGGCAAAAGGGACACGCCTCCCGCGTTTGA